ACCTGCGGCCGGCGTGGATGCTGCGCGCCGGGCTCTGGCTGTACGACCACCTGGCCGACACCGGTCCGGCATTTCCACGCACGCAGCGGGTGGACCTGGGTCGTGACCCGCGCGGCGCGGTGCTGCAACCGCGCTGGCGCACGGCCTTCAGCTATGCCGACGCGCGCGTGGACGACGCGCGGCTGGTCATCGCCACGGCCATGGACGCGCGCGAGCGTGGTGCGGAGATCCAGGTGCGCACCCGCTGCGAACAGCTGATCCGCCACCGCGACCACTGGCTGGCGGTGCTGCGCCAGGCCGACGGCACGGTGCAGCGCATGCGCGTGCGCGCGGTGGTCAATGCCACCGGCCCCTGGGCCGGCAACCTGCTGGAGCGCGCCGGCATGGACGCACCGATCGGCCTGCGCCTGGTGCAGGGCAGCCATATCGTCGTGCCGCGCCTGTATCCGCACGACAGCGCCTACCTGCTGCAGCAACCGGACCATCGCGTGGTGTTCGTGATTCCCTTCGACCAGGACTACAGCCTGATCGGGACCACCGATGTGGACCATGAAGGCGACCCGGCCCGGGTCCGCATCTCGCCGGCCGAAGTGCTCTACCTGTGCGCGTCGGTGAACCAGTGGCTGCGCACGCCCGTCCACCCCGAACACGTGGTGTGGCAATTCAGCGGGGTGCGTCCGCTGCTGGCCGACCACCACCATGATGCTGCCCGGGTCACCCGCGACTATCGCCTGCACCTGGACCACCAGCAGGCGCTGATGCTGAGCGTGCTCGGCGGCAAGCTCACCACCTGCCGGACCCTGGCCGAAGAGGCCGTCGACCAGCTGGCAACCGCACTCGGCCGCAGCGAAGCGGCGTGGACTGCGAGCGGACCGCCCTTGCCCGGCGGCGACGGCGGCACGCTGGACACGCTGCTGCCGGCGCTGCTGGCGGCCTACCCGCACTTGCCGGAGCCGCTGCTGCACGACATGGCTCGCCGCCACGGCACGCGCGTGCGCGCAGTGCTGGGCGACGCGCAGACCGTTTCGGAGCTGGGCCCGCATTTCGGCGCCGGACTGTATGCACGCGAAGTGGATTACCTGGTGGAGCACGAGTGGGTCCGCGAACCCGAGGACCTGTTGTGGCGACGCACGCATTTCGGCCTGCGCCTCGACCCAGGGCAGCAGCAGTCAGTGGCCACGTACCTTGCCAGCCGCATAGTGCCGGCCGCCGGCCGGCTCCCCGGAATGCCCGCCACACCCGCCTGACCCCACCCGGCTCCGCGGTTATCCTGCCGAAGGTTCACCAAGGCCACCCCATGGACAAGCACTACGTACTCGCCATCGACCAGGGCACCACCAGTTCACGCGCGATGCTGTTCGACCGCGCCGGACGCATGGTCGGGGTGGCCCAGCGCGAGTTCGCCCAGCATTTCCCGCAACCGGGCTGGGTCGAACACGATCCGCGCGAGATCCTCACCAGCGTCTACACCACGCTGACCGAACTGCTCAACCGCGAACAGGTCGACCCGCGCCAGATCGCGGCGATCGGCATCACCAACCAGCGCGAAACCACCGTGGTCTGGGACAAGGCCACCGGCCAGCCGATCCACAACGCGGTGGTCTGGCAGTCGCGGCAGAGCCAGGC
This portion of the Stenotrophomonas aracearum genome encodes:
- the glpD gene encoding glycerol-3-phosphate dehydrogenase, translated to MDDIRDVLVVGGGINGVSIARDAAGRGWSVTLCEQDDLAAHTSSASTKLIHGGLRYLQFGQFALVRKALRERSVLQRLAPHLVTPTDFVLPHARHLRPAWMLRAGLWLYDHLADTGPAFPRTQRVDLGRDPRGAVLQPRWRTAFSYADARVDDARLVIATAMDARERGAEIQVRTRCEQLIRHRDHWLAVLRQADGTVQRMRVRAVVNATGPWAGNLLERAGMDAPIGLRLVQGSHIVVPRLYPHDSAYLLQQPDHRVVFVIPFDQDYSLIGTTDVDHEGDPARVRISPAEVLYLCASVNQWLRTPVHPEHVVWQFSGVRPLLADHHHDAARVTRDYRLHLDHQQALMLSVLGGKLTTCRTLAEEAVDQLATALGRSEAAWTASGPPLPGGDGGTLDTLLPALLAAYPHLPEPLLHDMARRHGTRVRAVLGDAQTVSELGPHFGAGLYAREVDYLVEHEWVREPEDLLWRRTHFGLRLDPGQQQSVATYLASRIVPAAGRLPGMPATPA